One Phaseolus vulgaris cultivar G19833 chromosome 2, P. vulgaris v2.0, whole genome shotgun sequence DNA window includes the following coding sequences:
- the LOC137812754 gene encoding probable trehalase isoform X1 — MPEKFSFHAHKLHILTWLIHLSLTLLTVTATSSSSSSRCGMAVTPSTSLLSFLQRLQQTAFEAFGASDFDPKTYVDMPLKFELSVTEDAFQKLPRNAHGIVAVEDLKRFLEAYLGGAGDDLVYLQPHDFVREPEGFLPKVKNPQVRAWALQVHSLWKNLSRKVSAAVQAHPDLHTLLPLPGSVVIPGSRFREVYYWDSYWVIRGLIASKMYDTATAIVTNLISLVEQYGFVLNGARAYYTNRSQPPLLSAMVYEIYCTTGDVELVKRSLPALLKEYEFWNSEIHKVTILDAQGCPHTLNRYNAMWDKPRPESSTKDKAFASNFSSVSEKQQFYRELASTAESGWDFSTRWMRNPPNFTTVATTSVIPVDLNAFLLGMELNIAFFAKVAGDNSTAERFLENSDLRKKAMNSVFWNANMKQWLDFWLENTCEEVHVWKNGHQNQNVFASNFIPLWMNPFYSDTSLVGSVVESLKTSGLVRAAGVATSLTDSGQQWDFPNGWAPLQHMLVEGLLKSGLQEARSLAEEIAIGWVTTNYIVYKKTGSMHEKFNVEHCGEFGGGGEYVPQTGFGWSNGVVLAFLEEFGWPEDRNIEC; from the exons atgcctGAAAAATTTTCATTCCACGCTCACAAACTGCACATTCTCACATGGCTTATTCATCTCTCACTAACACTTCTCACTGTAACAGcaacttcatcatcatcatcatcacgcTGTGGCATGGCCGTCACGCCCTCCACCTCGCTCCTCTCCTTCCTCCAACGCCTCCAACAAACCGCCTTCGAGGCCTTCGGCGCTTCCGATTTCGATCCCAAGACCTACGTCGACATGCCTCTCAAGTTCGAACTGTCCGTCACCGAGGACGCGTTCCAGAAGCTTCCGCGCAACGCCCACGGGATCGTCGCGGTTGAAGATTTAAAGCGTTTTCTAGAAGCCTACTTGGGAGGTGCAGGGGACGATCTGGTGTACCTGCAACCACACGATTTCGTTCGCGAACCGGAGGGTTTCTTGCCCAAAGTCAAAAACCCTCAGGTGCGGGCCTGGGCCTTGCAGGTCCATTCGCTTTGGAAAAACTTGAGCCGGAAAGTATCCGCTGCGGTGCAGGCGCACCCGGACTTGCATACGCTGCTCCCTCTCCCCGGTTCAGTTGTCATTCCCGGTTCGCGTTTTCGCGAGGTTTATTACTGGGATTCCTATTGGGTAATTAG GGGCCTGATCGCCAGTAAAATGTACGATACTGCCACTGCTATTGTAACCAACCTCATTTCCTTGGTAGAGCAATATGGATTTGTTCTTAATGGTGCTAGAGCGTACTACACTAACAGGAG CCAGCCTCCCCTTTTAAGCGCTATGGTTTATGAGATATACTGTACCACCGGTGACGTGGAATTAGTTAAAAGATCTCTACCTGCACTACTCAAAGAGTATGAATTTTGGAATTCAG AGATACATAAGGTGACCATTTTGGATGCTCAAGGTTGCCCTCACACTTTAAATCGCTATAATGCAATGTGGGACAAACCCAGGCCAGAATCATCCACAAAG GACAAGGCATTTGCTTCCAATTTCTCGAGTGTTTCAGAAAAACAGCAGTTTTACCGTGAGTTGGCATCAACTGCTGAATCGGGATGGGATTTCAGCACTAGATGGATGAG AAACCCGCCTAATTTCACAACAGTGGCTACAACTTCTGTAATACCTGTTGATTTAAATGCATTTCTACTCGGG ATGGAACTTAATATTGCCTTCTTTGCAAAAGTTGCTGGAGATAATAGCACTGCTGAAAGGTTCCTGGAAAATTCTGATCTTAGAAAGAAGGCAATGAACTCGGTTTTCTGGAATGCAAACATGAAACAATGGCTTGACTTCTGGCTCGAAAATACATGTGAG GAGGTTCATGTTTGGAAAAACGGGCACCAGAATCAAAATGTGTTTGCTTCCAATTTTATTCCTTTGTGGATGAATCCATTTTATTCAG ACACTTCACTTGTGGGTAGTGTTGTTGAAAGTCTCAAAACTTCCGGCCTTGTCCGTGCTGCTGGAGTTGCAACTTCTTTGACTGATTCAGGACAACAGTG GGACTTTCCAAATGGGTGGGCGCCGCTTCAACACATGCTAGTGGAAGGCCTTCTAAAATCTGGGTTGCAAGAAGCAAGGTCATTGGCTGAAGAAATTGCCATCGGATGGGTCACAACCAATTATATTGTTTACAAGAAAACGGGTTCAATGCATGAAAAGTTTAACGTGGAGCATTGTGGAGAATTTGGAGGTGGAGGTGAATATGTGCCCCAG ACTGGTTTTGGCTGGTCAAATGGTGTTGTGTTGGCATTCTTAGAGGAGTTTGGATGGCCTGAAGATCGGAACATTGAATGCTGA
- the LOC137812754 gene encoding trehalase isoform X2, translating to MAVTPSTSLLSFLQRLQQTAFEAFGASDFDPKTYVDMPLKFELSVTEDAFQKLPRNAHGIVAVEDLKRFLEAYLGGAGDDLVYLQPHDFVREPEGFLPKVKNPQVRAWALQVHSLWKNLSRKVSAAVQAHPDLHTLLPLPGSVVIPGSRFREVYYWDSYWVIRGLIASKMYDTATAIVTNLISLVEQYGFVLNGARAYYTNRSQPPLLSAMVYEIYCTTGDVELVKRSLPALLKEYEFWNSEIHKVTILDAQGCPHTLNRYNAMWDKPRPESSTKDKAFASNFSSVSEKQQFYRELASTAESGWDFSTRWMRNPPNFTTVATTSVIPVDLNAFLLGMELNIAFFAKVAGDNSTAERFLENSDLRKKAMNSVFWNANMKQWLDFWLENTCEEVHVWKNGHQNQNVFASNFIPLWMNPFYSDTSLVGSVVESLKTSGLVRAAGVATSLTDSGQQWDFPNGWAPLQHMLVEGLLKSGLQEARSLAEEIAIGWVTTNYIVYKKTGSMHEKFNVEHCGEFGGGGEYVPQTGFGWSNGVVLAFLEEFGWPEDRNIEC from the exons ATGGCCGTCACGCCCTCCACCTCGCTCCTCTCCTTCCTCCAACGCCTCCAACAAACCGCCTTCGAGGCCTTCGGCGCTTCCGATTTCGATCCCAAGACCTACGTCGACATGCCTCTCAAGTTCGAACTGTCCGTCACCGAGGACGCGTTCCAGAAGCTTCCGCGCAACGCCCACGGGATCGTCGCGGTTGAAGATTTAAAGCGTTTTCTAGAAGCCTACTTGGGAGGTGCAGGGGACGATCTGGTGTACCTGCAACCACACGATTTCGTTCGCGAACCGGAGGGTTTCTTGCCCAAAGTCAAAAACCCTCAGGTGCGGGCCTGGGCCTTGCAGGTCCATTCGCTTTGGAAAAACTTGAGCCGGAAAGTATCCGCTGCGGTGCAGGCGCACCCGGACTTGCATACGCTGCTCCCTCTCCCCGGTTCAGTTGTCATTCCCGGTTCGCGTTTTCGCGAGGTTTATTACTGGGATTCCTATTGGGTAATTAG GGGCCTGATCGCCAGTAAAATGTACGATACTGCCACTGCTATTGTAACCAACCTCATTTCCTTGGTAGAGCAATATGGATTTGTTCTTAATGGTGCTAGAGCGTACTACACTAACAGGAG CCAGCCTCCCCTTTTAAGCGCTATGGTTTATGAGATATACTGTACCACCGGTGACGTGGAATTAGTTAAAAGATCTCTACCTGCACTACTCAAAGAGTATGAATTTTGGAATTCAG AGATACATAAGGTGACCATTTTGGATGCTCAAGGTTGCCCTCACACTTTAAATCGCTATAATGCAATGTGGGACAAACCCAGGCCAGAATCATCCACAAAG GACAAGGCATTTGCTTCCAATTTCTCGAGTGTTTCAGAAAAACAGCAGTTTTACCGTGAGTTGGCATCAACTGCTGAATCGGGATGGGATTTCAGCACTAGATGGATGAG AAACCCGCCTAATTTCACAACAGTGGCTACAACTTCTGTAATACCTGTTGATTTAAATGCATTTCTACTCGGG ATGGAACTTAATATTGCCTTCTTTGCAAAAGTTGCTGGAGATAATAGCACTGCTGAAAGGTTCCTGGAAAATTCTGATCTTAGAAAGAAGGCAATGAACTCGGTTTTCTGGAATGCAAACATGAAACAATGGCTTGACTTCTGGCTCGAAAATACATGTGAG GAGGTTCATGTTTGGAAAAACGGGCACCAGAATCAAAATGTGTTTGCTTCCAATTTTATTCCTTTGTGGATGAATCCATTTTATTCAG ACACTTCACTTGTGGGTAGTGTTGTTGAAAGTCTCAAAACTTCCGGCCTTGTCCGTGCTGCTGGAGTTGCAACTTCTTTGACTGATTCAGGACAACAGTG GGACTTTCCAAATGGGTGGGCGCCGCTTCAACACATGCTAGTGGAAGGCCTTCTAAAATCTGGGTTGCAAGAAGCAAGGTCATTGGCTGAAGAAATTGCCATCGGATGGGTCACAACCAATTATATTGTTTACAAGAAAACGGGTTCAATGCATGAAAAGTTTAACGTGGAGCATTGTGGAGAATTTGGAGGTGGAGGTGAATATGTGCCCCAG ACTGGTTTTGGCTGGTCAAATGGTGTTGTGTTGGCATTCTTAGAGGAGTTTGGATGGCCTGAAGATCGGAACATTGAATGCTGA
- the LOC137812755 gene encoding short-chain dehydrogenase TIC 32 A, chloroplastic, with translation MIDTLKYLLGSAGPSGFGSKSTAEQVTENRADLRSFTAIITGATSGIGAETARVLAKRGVRLILPARSVKAAEDAKARIVSECPDSEIIVMALDLSSLNSVRSFVNQFNSLGLPLHLLINNAGKFAHEHALSEDGVEMTFATNYLGHFLLTKLLVKTMAETAKETGVQGRIVNVSSSIHGWFSGDAISYLALISRNKSHYDATRAYALSKLANVFHTKELARRLQQMGANVTVNCVHPGIVRTRLTREREGLLTDLVFFLASKLLKTIPQAAATTCYVATHPRLFDVSGKYFADCNETSTSKLGSNSTEASRLWATSEFMISRGPKAAFDLLKAP, from the exons ATGATCGACACTCTTAAATACCTCCTCGGCTCAGCCGGTCCAAGCGGCTTCGGCTCCAAATCCACCGCCGAGCAAGTCACCGAAAACCGCGCCGATCTCCGCTCCTTCACCGCCATCATCACCG GTGCCACGTCTGGAATCGGAGCTGAAACGGCGCGTGTGTTGGCGAAACGTGGAGTCAGGCTGATTCTGCCGGCGCGTAGTGTGAAAGCTGCGGAAGACGCGAAAGCTCGTATAGTATCAGAGTGTCCTGATTCGGAGATCATTGTTATGGCTCTTGATCTCAGTTCTCTCAATTCGGTTAGAAGCTTCGTAAATCAGTTCAACTCTCTCGGTTTGCCTCTCCATCTTCTCAT AAACAACGCCGGAAAGTTTGCGCATGAACACGCTCTATCTGAAGACGGAGTTGAAATGACCTTCGCCACTAATTACCTTG GTCATTTTCTGTTGAcaaagttgttggtgaagacgATGGCGGAAACGGCGAAGGAGACCGGAGTGCAGGGTCGGATAGTGAACGTGTCGTCCAGCATCCACGGGTGGTTTTCCGGCGATGCCATTTCATATCTGGCTCTTATAAGCCGTAACAAAAG CCATTACGACGCCACACGTGCTTATGCTCTTTCCAAGCTCGCCAACGTTTTCCACACTAAGGAGCTTGCACGTAGACTCCAG CAAATGGGAGCAAACGTGACTGTAAACTGTGTTCATCCTGGGATTGTGAGAACCAGACTCACCAGGGAGCGTGAGGGTTTACTCACAG ATTTAGTGTTCTTTTTGGCTTCCAAGCTCTTAAAGACCATTCCTCAG GCAGCTGCTACAACATGTTATGTGGCAACTCATCCGAGGCTGTTCGATGTCTCCGGCAAATACTTTGCTGACTGCAACGAAACCTCAACCTCAAAATTGGGATCCAACTCAACTGAAGCCTCAAGGTTATGGGCCACTTCTGAATTCATGATTTCTAGGGGTCCAAAAGCTGCCTTTGACCTACTCAAAGCACCTTGA
- the LOC137812756 gene encoding uncharacterized protein, giving the protein MEGGEDQFYDTREELCSSSDGGSDCSESDESSSGINRHVTRHKVWVKDLESVNQRRLNFLRWMDLESDLNYSPKEEEFEDQPCGIDRITATSGAVLRTSLAVEEGLPSTSNQIVLDSLSGEAPGSRENRENLACMIRNLDDGTQYIVDKLGQDGTLSTLRVLGSNKLTSLEEFQRNTLPSSMVRRHLQRDAENTSLLGVAKRKMKRGWLRKLDSIACFVHNHGLHETKCKDCDSVDRSGIQRVRVHSYRKRFKELSSLYTEQEFKAHKGVILTMKFSLDGKYLASGGDDGMVRVWKVVEDERSSELDILDNDPSNIYFKINNFSCVAPLGVDKEKLVKTEKLKRSPEATCVIVPPRTFRISAKPLHEFQGHSGDILDLAWSKRGFLLSSSVDKTVRLWHVGIDRCLRVFSHNNYVTCVNFNPINDNFFISGSIDGKVRIWEVVHCKVSDYIDIREIVTAVCFRPDGKGTIVGTMAGNCRFYNIQDNHLQLDAQLCLRGKKKTSGKRITGVQFSPTDPSKLLVASADSHVCILSGVDIIYKFKGLRSAGQMHASFTTDGKHIISVSEDSNVCIWNYTGHDRSTSKAKKIWSSESFLSHNSVIAVPWCGIESIPGTLLSPSLGEDANQRCSLPSPDCFFLSRGFLSELIPKVSATWPEETLVDSNQTQTVVSPTMCKSEYKFLKSACKGMSNSHLWGQVIVTAGWDGYIRVYQNYGLPVRG; this is encoded by the exons atggaagggggagaggatcaATTTTATGATACTCGTGAGGAATTGTGTTCTTCCTCTGATGGGGGTTCGGATTGTTCAGAATCGGATGAATCTAGTTCTGGTATTAATAGACATGTTACCAGGCACAAGGTTTGGGTAAAAGACCTTGAAAGTGTTAACCAGAGACGCCTCAATTTCTTGAGATGGATGGATTTGGAGTCTGATTTAAATTACTCACCTAAGGAAGAGGAGTTTGAAGATCAACCTTGTGGGATTGACCGAATCACTGCAACAAGTGGGGCGGTGTTGAGGACTTCTCTTGCTGTTGAGGAGGGTCTTCCCTCAACCTCAAACCAGATTGTGTTGGATTCCTTGTCAGGCGAGGCTCCCGGTTCCCGAGAAAATCGCGAGAATTTGGCGTGTATGATAAGGAATTTGGATGATGGAACACAGTATATTGTGGATAAGCTGGGTCAGGATGGAACTCTTAGTACCCTGCGTGTTTTGGGTTCAAACAAATTGACTAGCTTGGAGGAGTTTCAGAGAAATACTTTGCCTTCATCGATGGTTCGCAGACATTTGCAGAGAGATGCTGAAAACACTAGTTTGTTAGGAGttgcaaaaagaaaaatgaaaagggGTTGGCTAAGGAAACTGGATTCTATTGCTTGTTTTGTTCATAATCATGGGCTTCATGAAACTAAATGCAAAGACTGTGATTCAGTGGATAGAAGTGGGATACAAAGAGTTCGAGTTCATTCGTATAGGAAGCGGTTTAAGGAGCTTTCATCCCTTTACACTGAGCAGGAGTTCAAAGCACATAAGGGTGTTATTTTGACAATGAAATTCAGTCTTGATGGAAAATATCTGGCTAGTGGTGGTGATGATGGCATGGTACGTGTGTGGAAGGTGGTTGAGGATGAGAGATCAAGTGAACTGGACATTCTGGACAATGATCCgtcaaatatatatttcaaaataaataatttttcatgtGTTGCTCCCCTTGGTGTAGATAAAGAGAAATTAGTCAAAACGGAGAAGTTGAAAAGATCCCCCGAAGCAACCTGTGTGATTGTCCCACCAAGGACCTTCCGTATATCGGCAAAACCTTTGCACGAGTTCCAAGGTCACAGTGGTGACATTTTGGACCTTGCTTGGTCCAAAAGAGGG TTTCTACTGTCATCCTCTGTTGATAAGACAGTGCGCCTATGGCATGTGGGAATTGACAGATGTCTTAGAGTTTTCTCCCACAATAATTATG TGACATGCGTGAATTTCAATCCCATCAATGATAATTTTTTCATCAGTGGCTCAATAGATGGAAAAGTGCGCATCTGGGAAGTTGTTCACTGTAAGGTCAGCGATTACATTGATATCAGAGAGATAGTCACAGCTGTGTGCTTCCGTCCAGATGGAAAG GGCACAATTGTGGGCACCATGGCAGGCAATTGCCGTTTCTACAATATCCAAG ATAATCATCTGCAATTGGATGCTCAGTTGTGTTTACGAGGAAAAAAGAAGACATCAGGGAAAAGGATCACTGGCGTTCAG ttttcaccaACTGACCCAAGCAAATTATTGGTTGCTTCTGCTGATTCACATGTCTGTATACTTTCTGGAGTTGACATAATCTACAAATTCAAGG GCCTAAGAAGTGCAGGTCAGATGCATGCTTCCTTCACCACTGACGGGAAACATATCATCTCCGTTAGCGAGGATTCAAATGTATGTATCTGGAATTACACTGGCCATGATAGGAGTACTTCCAAAGCAAAGAAAATTTGGTCTTCAGAGAGTTTTCTCTCCCACAACTCGGTAATCGCTGTACCTTGGTGTGGCATTGAGTCAATTCCAGGAACACTCTTATCCCCTTCGCTAGGAGAGGATGCAAATCAGAGGTGTTCGCTGCCTTCACCGGATTGTTTCTTCTTGAGTCGGGGATTTTTGTCAGAGTTGATCCCAAAGGTTTCTGCAACGTGGCCCGAGGAGACACTTGTGGACTCAAATCAAACACAAACTGTTGTTTCTCCTACAATGTGTAAATCAGAGTACAAGTTCTTGAAAAGTGCTTGCAAGGGAATGTCTAATTCCCACTTGTGGGGCCAAGTAATTGTGACAGCAGGATGGGATGGATACATAAGAGTGTATCAGAATTATGGATTACCTGTTCGTGGCTGA